A genomic segment from Bradyrhizobium diazoefficiens USDA 110 encodes:
- a CDS encoding ABC transporter permease, giving the protein MELVEAIILAVLAASTPLLIAATGELVTERSGVLNLGVEGMMIVGAACGFAGAWLTGSILVGALFGIVAGTLMSLIFALMALGLAVNQVATGLALTILGIGLSGLIGAGFVGERITPAAHLALPGLTDIPLVGRVLFGEDAFVYFSIALIIGVWWFLYCTRAGLILRACGDNHVSAHALGYPVLRIRTFAVMFGGACAGLAGAYLPLAYTPFFIPGMTAGRGWIALALVVFSSWRPGRLVVGAYLFGAVTILQLHAQGWGVGIPSQFMSALPYLATVIVLVLLSRARTGGSTAPAALGTVFVPDR; this is encoded by the coding sequence GTGGAACTGGTTGAAGCCATCATCCTTGCGGTGCTCGCCGCCTCGACGCCGCTCCTGATCGCGGCGACCGGCGAGCTCGTGACCGAGCGCTCCGGCGTGCTCAATCTCGGCGTCGAGGGAATGATGATCGTCGGCGCGGCCTGCGGCTTTGCCGGCGCCTGGCTGACCGGCTCGATTCTGGTCGGCGCGCTGTTCGGCATCGTCGCGGGCACGCTGATGTCGCTGATCTTCGCGCTGATGGCGCTCGGGCTCGCCGTCAACCAGGTCGCAACGGGCCTCGCGCTGACCATTCTCGGCATCGGGCTCTCCGGCCTGATCGGCGCCGGCTTCGTCGGCGAGCGCATCACGCCGGCTGCGCATCTCGCCCTTCCCGGCCTCACCGACATTCCGCTGGTCGGCCGCGTGCTGTTCGGCGAGGACGCCTTCGTCTATTTCTCCATCGCGCTGATCATCGGCGTCTGGTGGTTCCTGTACTGCACGCGGGCGGGCTTGATCCTGCGCGCCTGCGGCGACAATCACGTCTCGGCGCATGCGCTCGGCTATCCCGTGCTGCGCATCCGCACCTTCGCCGTGATGTTCGGCGGCGCCTGCGCCGGCCTTGCCGGCGCCTATCTGCCGCTCGCCTATACGCCGTTCTTCATTCCGGGCATGACGGCGGGTCGCGGCTGGATCGCGCTGGCGCTGGTGGTGTTCTCGTCCTGGCGGCCGGGCCGGCTCGTGGTCGGTGCTTATCTCTTCGGCGCGGTGACCATCCTGCAACTGCACGCGCAGGGCTGGGGCGTCGGCATTCCCTCGCAATTCATGTCGGCGCTGCCTTACCTCGCGACCGTCATCGTGCTGGTCCTGTTGTCCCGCGCGCGCACCGGCGGCTCGACCGCGCCGGCCGCGCTCGGCACCGTGTTCGTGCCTGACCGCTGA
- a CDS encoding BMP family ABC transporter substrate-binding protein has product MRKSLLALAAGLLLAGSVSAASASDKLKVGFIYLGPVGDLGWTYQHEQGRLALVKELGDKIETTTLENVPEGPDAERAIEQLVRAGNKLIFTTSFGYMDPTLKVAKKYPNVHFEHATGYKRDKNMSTYSAKWYQGRYIQGLIAAKMSKSGVLGYIGSFPIPEVVSGINATILAAQTINPNIKVKIIWANTWFDPGKEADAAKALIDQGADVIMQHTDSPAAMQIASERGKLAFGQDSEMIKFGPKTQLTSILDTWGPYYIERVKAELAGSWKSEDTWGGLDSHMFAMAPYTNMPDDVKKMAEDAQAAITAGKLHPFKCPIVGQDGKEVECKGGANLADGQILGMNFYVKGIDDKLPGK; this is encoded by the coding sequence ATGAGAAAATCACTTCTTGCGCTGGCTGCCGGGCTTCTGCTTGCCGGAAGCGTCAGTGCCGCCTCCGCCTCCGACAAGCTGAAGGTCGGCTTCATTTACTTGGGCCCGGTGGGCGACCTCGGCTGGACCTACCAGCACGAACAGGGACGCCTGGCGCTGGTGAAGGAATTGGGCGACAAGATCGAGACCACCACGCTCGAGAACGTCCCTGAAGGTCCCGACGCCGAGCGCGCCATCGAGCAACTCGTCCGCGCCGGCAACAAGCTGATCTTCACCACCTCGTTCGGCTACATGGACCCGACGCTGAAGGTCGCCAAGAAGTATCCGAACGTGCATTTCGAGCACGCCACCGGCTACAAGCGCGACAAGAACATGTCGACCTATTCGGCCAAATGGTACCAGGGCCGCTATATCCAGGGCCTGATCGCGGCCAAGATGTCGAAGTCGGGCGTGCTCGGCTATATCGGCTCGTTCCCGATTCCCGAGGTCGTCTCCGGCATCAACGCGACGATCCTCGCGGCGCAGACCATCAATCCGAACATCAAGGTCAAGATCATCTGGGCCAACACCTGGTTCGACCCGGGCAAGGAAGCCGACGCCGCCAAGGCGCTGATCGACCAGGGCGCCGACGTGATCATGCAGCACACGGACTCGCCGGCGGCAATGCAGATCGCCAGCGAACGCGGCAAGCTCGCCTTCGGTCAGGATTCCGAGATGATCAAGTTCGGGCCCAAGACCCAGCTGACCTCGATCCTCGATACCTGGGGCCCCTACTACATCGAGCGCGTCAAGGCCGAGTTGGCCGGCAGCTGGAAGTCCGAGGACACCTGGGGCGGCCTGGACAGCCACATGTTCGCGATGGCGCCCTACACCAACATGCCCGACGACGTGAAGAAGATGGCCGAGGATGCCCAGGCCGCGATCACCGCCGGCAAGCTGCATCCGTTCAAATGCCCGATCGTTGGGCAGGACGGCAAGGAGGTCGAGTGCAAGGGCGGCGCCAATCTCGCTGACGGCCAGATCCTTGGCATGAATTTCTACGTCAAGGGCATCGACGACAAGCTGCCGGGCAAGTAG